DNA sequence from the Acidimicrobiia bacterium genome:
TGCAAGTACGCAGGCGCGGGAACAGCCGCTCCGGGCCGTGCTTGCGCTGCGCGGCCATGTACGCGTGGAAGAACGGGATCGCGCTCCCGAGGAGAGTCGCGCCGTGCTCGGCCATCACGAGCGGGCTGCGCTCGGGGTCGAAGACGTCGATCGTCACGATGCGGAAGCCGGTGAGCAGCGACGCGGTGACGATCGCCATGCCGCCGATGTGCGCCATCGGGAACGCAACGGGAAGGACGTCGTCGGGTGTGGTCGAGTAGCCCGCGACGAACCCGTACGAGCCCGCCATCACCGACGCGTCGGTGTGCCACACGCCCTTCGGGTCGGCGGTGGATCCCGACGTGTGGTACAGCCACCGTGCCGGCAGCGACACGGCGTCCGGATACGACGGCGGGGGTGGCAGTGTCGACGGGTCGCCCCTCGGCAACTCATGGTCGGAGTCGAGGATCTCGAAGCCGTGCGATTCGGCGATCGTTTCGAGCATCGCCCGATGATCGAAGCCCCGGAACGTGGCGGGTGCGATGACGAGGTCGGGCTTCGCCTCACCGGTGATGTAGGTGACCTCGCGCTCGCGCATGATCGGGATGATCGGGTTCTGCACCGCGTCGAGGCGCCCGAGTGCGGCCATGAGCACCACCGCCCCGATCGTGGTAGGTATCTGCCAGCTCACGACCGATCCCGACGTGATCCCGCGCGCAAACAGCGCAGCCGCGACGCCAACCGCTGTGTCCCGGTACTCGCCGAACGTCATCGAACGGCCGAGGTCGTCCTCGAGCATCACCGCGTCGGGTGTGCGCGCGGCACGCTGCTCGACGACGCCCCACAGCGTGACGGGGTGTTCGGGGATCGCTTCCTGCATCAGCTCAAGAGGTCTTGTCGAGCTGTGCGGCGACGCGGTCACGCGCGTTCGGGAGTTGCAGCAGCCGCGAGAACTCCTGGCCTTCGAGCTCACGGGCGCGCAGGATCCCCTCGCGCTCGGCGTCGAGCACGAGCCGCTTCGTGGCCATCAGCGACGGCAGCGGGTGCTCCGCGATGCGAGACGCCAGCTCCACCGCCTCGGCGACGAGGCGGTCGGCCGGACACACCTTCACCGCGAGGCCGCACGCGACGGCCTCCTCGGGTTGGATCCAGTCCGAGGTGAACAGCGCGAGCGCAGCGCGCTGTCGGCCCGCTCGACGAGGAAGGAGATAGCTGCTCGCGGCTTCCGGCGCGACACCCATCCGCGTGAACGGCGCGCGCAGCCGCGCGTTCTCCGACACGAGCACGAGGTCGCAGTGCAGCAGCATCGTGAACCCGATGCCGACGGCCGCGCCGTTCACCGCGGCGATCACCGGCTTGGGGAAGGACGAGAGCGCGTTGACGAAGGCATCGAAGCCGCGGCTCATCGAACTCGCCTCCGCCGGACGCTGCGGCGTCGCGGCCAGCTGTCCCTCCTCGGGTATTACGGCCGTCATCTCCGTGATGTCGACGCCGCCGCTGAACACACGCCCTGCGCCGGTGAACACCACCACACTCACCGACTCGTCGGCCTCTGCTTCTCTGAGCGCGACCGCGGCGGCGTGGTACAGCCGTTCGTTGAACGCGTTCGCCTTGTCCGGGCGATTCAACGTGAGCACGCGCACGAGCTCGATGTTCTCGATCAGGAGCAGGTCAGGAGTGTCGGGCACGGCGGGAATTTACCGGGGGAAGAAGTCGTCGGCCCAGGCCACTTTCTGGTGTGCGAGCTCGCTGTCTCCCCAGCTCGGGAGCACGACGGCGTGCAGGCTGGCGAGCCCTCCGCACACGATCACCACGAACTGGTCGGGGCGCTCGTTGAGAAACACACGACCGGTCTCGTCGATGCGACCTTTCTGCTCGAGCACGGCGCGGTTCGGCTCGGGCCAGAGGTCGATCGGCTGCCACGCGTGCTCGAAGAGGTAGGTCTGGAGGTCTTCGATGTTCGGGAAGGCCCGGGCGAAGCGCTGGGCCCACTCGGGGTTCACCGCGATCACCGTCTGCCCGTTGCCGGCGGTGGGCGTGAGGAACTTGTTCGACAGCGGGAACGCCGCGCTCTTCGCGACGAGACGGAGGAGGTCGCGCGGGTCGTCGTTGTTGATGTCGGCGATCGCGTGGGTTCCCTTTGCTGCGTGCACCGTGACGACGTCGTCGTCGCGCGAGTAGCCCCACTGCTCCGCGAGTGACGGCCACGGCGACTGCTCGTCCCATTCGCCGAAGCACACGCCGAGCCGCCCCGGCTGCCCGAACACGCTCTTCGACGTCGCGCCGGGCGTCGGACCGACCGTCTGCCCGCCGATGTTGCGCAGACACAGCGACACCGCGCGCCCGATCGTCATCGAGCCGCGTCCGGCGGCGCCGCCCATGCAGCCGTTCTGGTAGTCGATGCCCACCCGGTCGCGCGACGGTCCGTTGACGATGAGGTACGGGAACACACTCGACGTGGTGGTGGTGATCCCCTCGAGGTTGAACGGCGGCTCGCACATGGCCTCGAGCGCAGCGATCACGTAGGGCATCCCCCAGGCTTCACAACCGGCCATGGCAGCGTTGACCGCGGCGAGCTCCACCGTCGCCTCGCGGTTCATCGGCGGGAGGATCCCGATGACGTCGTCGGTGTGGAACGGTGTGGACGCGAGGATGCCGCGCACGCGACGTTCCGTAGGCGGGAGGAGCGGCAGGCCGTCGCCCCATCCGGCTTCCAACGAGAGCTCGTAGAGCGCGACGGGGTCTTCGTCGATCCTGATCCGGTCACTGACCAACGGGTCGATCAGGCACCCCGAGGGTCCGCAGGAGTCTTGGGTACGCGTCTGCAGCAATCTGGCGCACTTCCTCGTCGGGACGACCTTCGAGAGGGTAGGGCAGCACGAGCACGCGCAGGCTCGGGTGACCGTTGTGCGCGGCCATCCGGTGCGCGAACGCCTCGAACTCCTCGGTGACGACGACGACCGCCGGCTTCTCGAGCCGCTCCACGGCCATGGTGTCGTGGACACTCCACGACGTGCACGATCCTCAGTTGCCGAGGCCGACGACGCCGCAGTCCACGAGGCGCGACCACTCCTCGACATCCGAGCGGGTCTGCTCACCCTGTGGACCGGCGCGATCGCCTGCCCAGAGCACGCGCACGACGGCACCGTCGCGCCGCAACAGGTCTTCCCAGACCTCGATGACGGAGAAATAGGAGCGCCAGGAGCGATCGGTACGGAGGCCGACGGCCACTCCGTCGAGCGGACGATCGAGGGACCAGGTCTCGGACGTGTCGCCACCCGCGTCGGGCGCGGTCGGGGCGAGGATCTCGACCTGGCGCGCTTCGTCCATCAGTCCGGGATTCCACTCATTCCGGGGCCGCCGTCGACGCTGAACGTCTGACCGCTGACGTACGACGCGGCGTCACTCACCAGGAACAGCATCGCATAGGCGACCTCGACCGGCGCGCCGGTGCGTCCGAGTGGGATGCCCTGCACCATCGCCTGTTGGTCGAGACGCGCGACCTCCCACGCGTCGAGCGCCCGCTCCGACGCGACGAGGCCGACCGCCACGCAGTTCGCCCGGATGCCGTAGCGACCCCACTCGGCGGCGGTGACCCTCGTGAACATCTGGAGACCTGCCTTGGCTGACGCGTAATGCGCGCCACCCTTCACGCCGGTGACTCCAGCTCCCGACGACACGTTGACGATCGCGCCCGATCGTTGCGCGATCATCTGCCGACCGGCTTCGCGCGTGCAGAGGTACGCGCCCCGCAGGTTGAGACCGACGGCGCTGTCGAACGCCCTCGTGGGGAGATCCTCGAGGCGACCGAGGCGCGTACCCCCGGCGTTGTTGACGAGGATGTCGACCTTCCCGAGCTCCTCGATCGTGCGCTCGACGAGCCGCACGACCTGGTCCTCCTCCTTGACATCCGTCGGGACGGGAACGCACCGCCGCCCGGTGGTGCTCTCGACCTCGGCGGCCACGCGCTCGAGCTCGGCGACGGTGCGGCTGGCGACGACGACCTCTGCCCCGTGCTCGGCGAAGAGGCGCGCGGTGGCGGCACCGATTCCGGTTCCACCGCCGGTGACGATCGCCACGCGATCGGTGAGGCTGAACTGCTCCAGGGACATCTCGGTTCGTACCGTATACGCTCCGCGTCGATGACGGATCCTCTGAAGCTCGCGCGCGACCTCGTGCCGCTCGTCGAACAGGAAGCCACCAACTCGGAACAGATCGCGACGATGCCCGATGTGGTGGTGAACGCGTTCCGCGACGCAGGGCTCTTCGCGCTCCAGGTTCCGCGCTCGCTGGGAGGCTTCGAGGCTGACATCGAGACCACCCTCGCGGTCTACGAGATCGTGTGCCGGGCCGACGCGTCGACCGGTTGGTCGCTGCTCGCCAACGCGTCGACGTCAGCGTTCGCGACCACGTACACGAGCGACGATGCAGTCGCCGCCATGTTCGCCGACGGCGCCATGCCAATTCACGCCGGGCAGTTCGCGCCGCGCGGCACCGCGGTCAAGGTCGACGGCGCGTATCGGGTCAGCGGCAGCTACAGCTTCGGCAGCGGGAGCGCGCACGCCGAGTGGATCGGCGGCGGCACCCTCGAGCTCGTCGACGGTGCACCGCGCATGATCACCCCCGAGCGACCGGCGATCCGCGTGTTCTTCGTGCCGCGTGATCACATCGAGTTCGCGGGCAACTGGGACGTCATGGGGCTGGTCGGCACCGGGAGCTTCGACTACGTCGTGCCGGAACAGCTGGTGGATGCCGGGTTCACGTTCGACATGATGAACGACCTCCCGCTACGCGGAGGTCCGATGTACCGCATCGGTGTGCTCGGGCTCGCGGCGATCGGGCACGCAGGGTTTGCGCTCGGGGTCGGTCGCCGCGCGCTCGACGAGATCGCGATCCTCGCGCAGGACAAGCAGCGACTCGGCCAGAGCACGGTGCTCGCCGACCAGGAGCGGTTCCAGTACGAGCTCGGGCGTAACGACGCCGCCATGCGCGCATCGCGTGCCCTCGTGTTCGACGCCTTCGGTGCCGCACAGGTGAAACTCGACGCCGGCGACACGTACGACATGGTGAGCCTGATCCCATTGCGTCAAGCCACGACCTGGGCCACCGACGCGGCGGAGGAGGCGGTTCGCTTCGCCTACCTGGCTTCCGGGAGCGACGGGCTGCGCAACCCGAGCGTGATCGGCCGCTACTTCCGCGACATCCACGCCGCGACGCAACACGTCGTCGTCGACGACTCGACGCTCACGCAGGCGGGCCGCGCGCTCCTGGGCCGCTGAGGAGGATCATGCCGGAACTTGCCGATGTCGTTGCGCCCGAACACACCGCGATCATCACCCAGGAATGCCAGCGCGGCGTGATCGGTGACCGCAGTGTGCTCCCTCAGCTCGCGGAGATGGCGCGAGATACGGGAATGATCGACAACGTGGCGCGTCTGGTGGACGCCGGGCGGCGAGCCGGTGTCGAGATCGTCCACCACGTGGCGACGAAGCGACCCGACATGAAGGGTGCCAACCACAACGCCCGGCTCTTCCGCGCGATGGTGCGGCCCG
Encoded proteins:
- a CDS encoding AMP-binding protein, whose translation is MQEAIPEHPVTLWGVVEQRAARTPDAVMLEDDLGRSMTFGEYRDTAVGVAAALFARGITSGSVVSWQIPTTIGAVVLMAALGRLDAVQNPIIPIMREREVTYITGEAKPDLVIAPATFRGFDHRAMLETIAESHGFEILDSDHELPRGDPSTLPPPPSYPDAVSLPARWLYHTSGSTADPKGVWHTDASVMAGSYGFVAGYSTTPDDVLPVAFPMAHIGGMAIVTASLLTGFRIVTIDVFDPERSPLVMAEHGATLLGSAIPFFHAYMAAQRKHGPERLFPRLRTCSGGGAPNSPELHREVQEVLGGRGVCSSWGLTEFPIATAPSLDDTDEQLSTTEGRPSPGAQIRVIRPDGSECGSGEAGELCLNGPQLFCGYANSDLMKDAFDDQGFFRTGDLGMVLPSGHVKITGRLKDVVIRNAENISATEVEDVLHGHPKILDVAVIGVPDPRTGERCCAVVQLEEGVGRLTLADIAEHCRSVGLATQKIPEQLELVDEVPRNPMGKIRKQELRDRYAR
- a CDS encoding enoyl-CoA hydratase-related protein, whose protein sequence is MPDTPDLLLIENIELVRVLTLNRPDKANAFNERLYHAAAVALREAEADESVSVVVFTGAGRVFSGGVDITEMTAVIPEEGQLAATPQRPAEASSMSRGFDAFVNALSSFPKPVIAAVNGAAVGIGFTMLLHCDLVLVSENARLRAPFTRMGVAPEAASSYLLPRRAGRQRAALALFTSDWIQPEEAVACGLAVKVCPADRLVAEAVELASRIAEHPLPSLMATKRLVLDAEREGILRARELEGQEFSRLLQLPNARDRVAAQLDKTS
- a CDS encoding glucose 1-dehydrogenase; amino-acid sequence: MSLEQFSLTDRVAIVTGGGTGIGAATARLFAEHGAEVVVASRTVAELERVAAEVESTTGRRCVPVPTDVKEEDQVVRLVERTIEELGKVDILVNNAGGTRLGRLEDLPTRAFDSAVGLNLRGAYLCTREAGRQMIAQRSGAIVNVSSGAGVTGVKGGAHYASAKAGLQMFTRVTAAEWGRYGIRANCVAVGLVASERALDAWEVARLDQQAMVQGIPLGRTGAPVEVAYAMLFLVSDAASYVSGQTFSVDGGPGMSGIPD
- a CDS encoding acyl-CoA dehydrogenase family protein; protein product: MTDPLKLARDLVPLVEQEATNSEQIATMPDVVVNAFRDAGLFALQVPRSLGGFEADIETTLAVYEIVCRADASTGWSLLANASTSAFATTYTSDDAVAAMFADGAMPIHAGQFAPRGTAVKVDGAYRVSGSYSFGSGSAHAEWIGGGTLELVDGAPRMITPERPAIRVFFVPRDHIEFAGNWDVMGLVGTGSFDYVVPEQLVDAGFTFDMMNDLPLRGGPMYRIGVLGLAAIGHAGFALGVGRRALDEIAILAQDKQRLGQSTVLADQERFQYELGRNDAAMRASRALVFDAFGAAQVKLDAGDTYDMVSLIPLRQATTWATDAAEEAVRFAYLASGSDGLRNPSVIGRYFRDIHAATQHVVVDDSTLTQAGRALLGR